In Candidatus Roseilinea sp., one DNA window encodes the following:
- a CDS encoding ribulose-phosphate 3-epimerase — MKDVIGKPTQRCKIAAGLFWADYGVLGAQVEELTAAGVDWIHIEMRDGKYMDFAAPRGGIDIVEAVRAHTDLEIEVQLQMYRPTMDLYEQLADIGVNLITLPLETTGEMTAQHLTYIRDLGLKIGVWAWQGTPIVAFEQYVSWVDIIEYECRAPFWKPLKGAQSPHVMDPIMVTNIRRMREMVEAAGRADSVDIMEDGGLNAGNVAEFIRAGMTVGEFSSPLLKGPNGKLKPGTGEITAAVKKLRAAMEIEN; from the coding sequence ATGAAAGACGTGATCGGAAAACCAACCCAGCGATGCAAGATTGCCGCCGGCTTGTTCTGGGCAGACTACGGCGTGTTAGGTGCACAGGTAGAAGAGCTGACCGCCGCCGGCGTGGATTGGATTCACATCGAGATGCGCGACGGCAAATACATGGACTTCGCCGCGCCGCGCGGCGGGATTGACATCGTCGAAGCCGTGCGCGCGCACACCGACCTAGAGATCGAGGTGCAGTTGCAGATGTATCGCCCGACGATGGATCTTTACGAGCAACTCGCCGACATCGGGGTGAACCTGATCACGCTGCCGCTGGAGACCACGGGCGAGATGACCGCGCAGCATCTGACCTACATCCGCGACCTGGGGTTGAAGATCGGCGTATGGGCGTGGCAAGGCACACCGATCGTCGCGTTCGAGCAATACGTGAGCTGGGTGGACATCATCGAATATGAGTGCCGCGCGCCGTTCTGGAAGCCGCTCAAGGGTGCGCAAAGTCCGCATGTGATGGATCCGATCATGGTGACGAACATCCGGCGCATGCGCGAGATGGTCGAGGCGGCCGGCCGCGCCGACTCCGTGGACATCATGGAGGACGGCGGGTTGAACGCGGGCAACGTGGCCGAATTCATCCGCGCCGGCATGACGGTCGGCGAGTTCTCCTCGCCGCTGCTGAAAGGGCCGAATGGCAAGCTCAAGCCCGGCACAGGCGAGATCACGGCGGCGGTGAAGAAGTTGCGCGCGGCGATGGAAATTGAGAATTGA
- a CDS encoding alpha/beta hydrolase — protein MTQMSGQNGTSTPDRASPTPPALLPIVLAAGTGAFLGLGLAVIAWSRNYVNHNVPLAAALGGELVRFRGRRAGHLAYYAAGPLRRGAPPLVFLHSINAAASSFEMKPLYDHYAQSRRVIALDLPGYGFSDRSDRTYTPALFRDAILDLIEQELGGSTVDAVALSLGSEFLALAAQARPLLFRSLTFLSATGFSRRSKSLRPNDFLLSLLRVPAWRRPVYDLLTSRPSLRLFLQSSQRTRLDRSLVDYAYATSHQPHAENAPYYFISFKLFTPTILEVYRALPQPCLAIFGQDPFAGYELVDELCDRPNWRIHALESAGALVHWDEPRAVMSLLDAHLAVK, from the coding sequence ATGACGCAGATGTCCGGCCAGAACGGCACGTCCACGCCCGATCGCGCATCACCTACCCCGCCTGCCCTGCTGCCCATCGTGCTGGCCGCCGGCACCGGCGCGTTCTTGGGGCTGGGCCTCGCGGTGATCGCGTGGTCGCGCAACTACGTCAATCACAACGTGCCGCTGGCGGCAGCGCTGGGCGGCGAACTGGTGCGCTTTCGCGGACGGCGGGCCGGACATCTGGCGTACTATGCCGCCGGACCGCTTCGCCGGGGCGCACCCCCGCTGGTCTTCCTCCACTCCATCAACGCGGCAGCTTCGTCGTTCGAGATGAAGCCGCTCTACGATCACTACGCGCAGTCGCGGCGCGTGATTGCGCTCGACCTGCCCGGCTATGGCTTCTCCGACCGGAGCGATCGAACCTACACGCCGGCGCTGTTTCGCGATGCCATCCTCGACCTGATCGAGCAGGAGCTAGGGGGCTCGACCGTGGATGCGGTGGCGCTGTCGCTGGGAAGCGAATTCTTGGCGCTGGCAGCGCAGGCGCGTCCGCTGCTCTTTCGGTCGTTGACCTTCCTTTCCGCGACTGGCTTCAGCCGGCGCAGCAAGTCACTGCGTCCGAACGATTTTTTGCTCAGCCTGCTGCGCGTGCCGGCCTGGCGACGACCGGTCTACGACTTGCTCACCTCGCGCCCCAGCCTACGCTTGTTCTTGCAGTCCAGCCAGCGTACCCGGCTCGATCGTTCGTTGGTGGATTACGCCTACGCTACCAGCCATCAACCACACGCCGAAAACGCGCCCTATTACTTTATCTCGTTCAAGCTGTTCACCCCAACCATCTTGGAGGTATACCGCGCGTTGCCGCAGCCGTGCTTGGCGATCTTCGGCCAAGATCCTTTCGCCGGCTACGAGTTGGTGGACGAGTTGTGCGACAGGCCGAACTGGCGCATCCACGCCCTGGAGAGCGCCGGCGCGCTGGTCCACTGGGATGAACCGCGCGCCGTCATGTCGTTATTGGATGCGCATCTCGCGGTCAAATAG
- a CDS encoding glucokinase, with protein MTRLIAGVDLGATKIAMGLVEPGGRIVTQYRLPTHAQRGPQLTAERIAAVLDAWRTMLPHAQIAACGVCTPGPVDHASGMILDPPNLGWRDVPFRDMLARELSLPVTLEHDAKAAALGEFHFGKGREWNARDLVYVIVGTGIGAAIILDGQLYRGRTNAAGEIGHITIERNGPPGSSGIPGCVEAFAGGPAIEARYARLTGQHLPGEKIAQRAANGDSAALQVLDDAGDALGAAVATTAMMMDVDLFVIGGSVSRAGDLLLEPARRAVWKYAFRSVASRVRIVATALHEDGAILGCAWQAMRELRIEN; from the coding sequence ATGACGCGTTTGATCGCCGGCGTGGATCTGGGAGCGACGAAAATCGCGATGGGCCTGGTAGAACCGGGCGGCCGCATCGTCACTCAGTACCGGCTGCCCACTCACGCGCAGCGCGGCCCGCAGCTCACCGCCGAGCGCATCGCCGCCGTGCTCGACGCCTGGCGGACGATGCTCCCACACGCGCAAATCGCTGCATGCGGCGTATGCACGCCCGGCCCGGTGGATCACGCGTCCGGCATGATCCTCGATCCGCCCAACCTGGGCTGGCGCGACGTGCCCTTCCGCGACATGCTGGCTAGAGAGCTGAGCCTGCCGGTGACGCTCGAACACGATGCCAAAGCAGCAGCGCTGGGCGAGTTTCACTTTGGCAAAGGCCGCGAATGGAACGCGCGCGACCTGGTTTATGTGATCGTCGGCACGGGTATTGGTGCGGCCATCATCCTCGACGGGCAGTTGTATCGCGGGCGCACGAACGCCGCCGGCGAAATCGGCCATATCACGATTGAACGCAATGGGCCGCCGGGTTCGTCCGGCATTCCCGGTTGTGTGGAAGCGTTTGCCGGCGGGCCGGCCATCGAAGCTCGCTACGCGCGGCTGACCGGCCAGCACCTCCCCGGTGAGAAGATCGCCCAGCGTGCAGCGAACGGCGACTCGGCTGCGCTGCAGGTGCTCGACGACGCCGGCGATGCGCTCGGTGCAGCCGTCGCGACCACGGCAATGATGATGGATGTAGACCTGTTCGTGATCGGCGGGAGCGTGTCGCGGGCGGGCGATCTGCTGCTAGAGCCGGCGCGGCGCGCAGTGTGGAAGTATGCCTTCCGCTCGGTCGCATCGCGCGTGCGCATCGTCGCCACAGCGCTGCACGAAGACGGCGCGATCTTGGGCTGTGCGTGGCAGGCGATGCGAGAATTGAGAATTGAGAATTGA
- a CDS encoding amidohydrolase, producing MTAQLQLSRTLARAERLTPRLIAWRRAIHRRPELGFREFETAQLIAHELSAMGIEFRAGVGKTGVVADIAADRPGRWIALRADMDALPIHEENDCDYRSNTPGVMHACGHDAHTAMLLGAAALFAQHPPAAGGVRFIFQPCEEDADEEGLSGAQRMVNEGVMDGMSAVLALHVTPLLPVGKVGYDTAISAGVDDFVLSLRGPGGHAASPNLTVDTVMVLGQVIGALYAGVPRAVDPMQPAVLTIGSVHGGYANNVIPAEIRLAGTLRTRSAEARLSAMRACERAAALARALGAEVEWRWEQPSHPLSLNDGVALEALIRAARNVLGPDCVADDRGLGLGGEDFTYLAQKAPGAMLYLGAQIKGHGEWHTPTFDIDERALPIGTAILYEAANLLMG from the coding sequence ATGACGGCGCAACTGCAGCTCTCGCGGACGCTTGCTCGCGCGGAGCGACTCACCCCAAGGCTTATCGCATGGCGCCGTGCTATCCACCGTCGTCCTGAGTTGGGCTTTCGCGAGTTCGAGACGGCGCAGCTTATAGCTCATGAGTTGTCGGCGATGGGGATCGAATTTCGCGCCGGGGTGGGCAAAACCGGCGTCGTTGCTGACATTGCCGCAGACAGGCCCGGCCGATGGATCGCGCTGCGCGCCGACATGGACGCGCTGCCCATCCACGAGGAGAATGACTGTGACTATCGTTCGAACACGCCGGGCGTCATGCACGCCTGTGGCCACGATGCCCACACGGCGATGCTCCTCGGCGCGGCAGCGTTGTTCGCCCAGCATCCGCCGGCTGCCGGCGGTGTGCGTTTCATCTTCCAGCCGTGTGAAGAAGATGCCGACGAGGAAGGCTTGAGCGGCGCGCAGCGCATGGTCAACGAAGGCGTGATGGACGGCATGAGCGCCGTGCTCGCGTTGCACGTCACGCCGCTGCTGCCGGTTGGCAAAGTCGGCTACGATACGGCGATCTCGGCCGGCGTGGATGACTTCGTCCTCAGCTTGCGCGGTCCGGGAGGCCACGCTGCGAGTCCTAACCTGACCGTAGATACGGTGATGGTGCTGGGCCAGGTGATCGGTGCGCTCTACGCCGGCGTGCCGCGCGCGGTTGATCCCATGCAGCCGGCGGTGCTCACCATCGGCTCGGTCCATGGCGGCTATGCCAACAATGTGATTCCTGCGGAGATCCGGCTGGCCGGCACCTTGCGCACCCGCAGCGCCGAGGCTCGCCTATCGGCCATGCGCGCATGCGAACGTGCGGCTGCGTTGGCCCGGGCGCTGGGCGCTGAGGTGGAGTGGCGTTGGGAACAGCCGTCGCATCCGCTCTCGCTCAACGACGGTGTGGCGCTCGAGGCGTTGATTCGCGCTGCTCGCAACGTGCTCGGGCCAGACTGCGTCGCCGATGATCGCGGGCTGGGCTTGGGCGGCGAAGACTTCACGTACCTCGCGCAAAAGGCACCCGGCGCAATGCTCTATCTCGGCGCACAAATCAAGGGACATGGGGAATGGCATACGCCTACGTTCGACATAGACGAGCGGGCACTGCCCATTGGCACAGCGATCTTGTACGAGGCGGCGAATCTGTTGATGGGATGA
- a CDS encoding alcohol dehydrogenase, which yields MMHVPIFLGEGKLSYEDRPIPQITYNDDVLLKIHASGICGTDLNILATPPAHKATPGIVIGHEGVGEVIEIGRSVRSLKSGDRVVIAPRLTCGRCEYCRRGLDNQCTDYQTLGITRDGTFAPYLLAPERALYKISSRVALEDAALFEPLSCVVGALARAPIHPGDSVCIIGAGPMGALFAMVAWAHGAGQVIMSDVAPYRLDFVEETLEVRPVNPQQCDLKQAVMDLTGIGCDLVVDAVGNQINNAIALARRGGTVVLFGLRPHDNPPVNQYTITRYDLNVIGAFVGLHPFAQTIALLESGRIAPRRLITHWLPLNALEHGVALMRSGQAMKVLIVME from the coding sequence ATGATGCACGTCCCCATCTTCCTCGGCGAAGGCAAGCTGAGCTACGAAGATCGTCCTATCCCACAGATCACCTACAACGATGATGTGCTGCTAAAAATTCACGCTAGCGGCATCTGCGGCACCGACTTGAATATCCTGGCCACGCCGCCGGCGCACAAAGCCACGCCCGGCATCGTCATCGGCCACGAAGGCGTTGGTGAGGTCATCGAAATCGGCCGGTCGGTCAGGTCACTCAAGTCCGGTGACCGCGTCGTGATCGCGCCGCGGCTGACGTGTGGCCGGTGTGAATACTGCCGGCGTGGGCTGGACAACCAGTGCACCGACTACCAAACCCTCGGCATCACGCGCGATGGCACGTTCGCACCGTATCTGCTCGCGCCGGAACGCGCGCTCTATAAAATTAGCAGTCGCGTGGCGCTGGAGGATGCGGCGCTGTTCGAGCCACTATCGTGCGTCGTTGGCGCGCTGGCGCGGGCACCGATCCACCCCGGCGACAGCGTGTGCATCATCGGTGCGGGGCCGATGGGCGCGCTATTCGCCATGGTAGCCTGGGCACACGGCGCGGGTCAAGTCATCATGTCGGACGTCGCGCCGTACCGGCTCGATTTCGTCGAGGAGACGCTGGAGGTCAGGCCGGTCAACCCGCAACAGTGCGATCTGAAGCAAGCGGTGATGGATCTGACCGGCATCGGTTGCGACCTGGTGGTGGACGCCGTGGGCAACCAGATCAACAACGCCATCGCGCTGGCGCGGCGCGGCGGCACCGTGGTCTTGTTCGGCCTGCGGCCACACGACAATCCACCGGTGAATCAATACACCATCACGCGCTACGACCTCAACGTGATCGGCGCGTTCGTCGGGTTGCATCCGTTCGCGCAGACGATTGCGCTGCTGGAGAGCGGGCGCATCGCGCCGCGCCGGCTGATTACGCACTGGTTGCCGCTCAACGCGCTGGAGCACGGCGTTGCGCTCATGCGCAGCGGCCAGGCAATGAAGGTGCTCATCGTGATGGAGTGA
- the btpA gene encoding phosphoribosylanthranilate isomerase, with translation MTTDSVKLPRIIAAIHLLPSRESFRPDFQPLQKIIDHALIHAQIAYDGGVRAFYFQDVNDTPVGPHVAEHTVSHMTTVGQELRRAFPDVALGVCLMQNSGKESIEIAHAVGAQFVRIKVYVGAMLKAEGIVQGVAYEAIKTRHHLNAQHIKILADVYDRLGEPLAPIPLPDMCRQAVEFGRADGIILTGRTPEQSIRMFDEVKPLKLPVPLILGGGASAQAMKFFVNRADHFIVHAAFIRRGLPPRNGVPVEWDVEKVRELVALAK, from the coding sequence ATGACAACCGACTCCGTAAAGCTCCCTCGCATCATCGCCGCGATCCATCTGTTGCCATCTCGAGAATCGTTCCGTCCCGACTTTCAGCCCTTGCAAAAGATCATAGATCATGCCTTGATCCATGCGCAGATCGCCTACGACGGTGGCGTGCGCGCGTTCTACTTCCAGGATGTGAACGACACGCCGGTCGGGCCGCACGTGGCCGAACACACCGTGTCGCACATGACGACGGTCGGCCAGGAGCTTCGGCGTGCTTTCCCCGACGTAGCGCTGGGCGTGTGCCTGATGCAAAACAGTGGCAAGGAATCCATCGAGATCGCACATGCCGTCGGCGCACAATTCGTGCGCATCAAGGTCTATGTCGGCGCGATGTTGAAGGCCGAAGGGATCGTGCAGGGCGTGGCCTACGAGGCGATCAAGACGCGCCATCACCTGAACGCGCAGCACATCAAGATCTTGGCCGACGTATACGACCGGCTTGGCGAACCGCTGGCGCCGATTCCGCTGCCGGATATGTGCCGGCAAGCCGTCGAGTTCGGCCGAGCCGACGGCATCATTCTGACGGGCCGGACGCCCGAACAATCCATCCGCATGTTCGACGAAGTGAAGCCGCTCAAGCTGCCCGTCCCGCTCATTTTGGGCGGCGGCGCTTCGGCCCAAGCGATGAAGTTCTTCGTCAACCGGGCCGACCATTTCATCGTACATGCCGCGTTCATCCGTCGCGGCTTGCCGCCGCGCAACGGCGTGCCGGTCGAGTGGGATGTGGAGAAAGTCCGGGAATTGGTCGCCTTGGCGAAGTGA
- a CDS encoding esterase, whose translation MDLKISDEVRRAQRAFSFVGGQHRDVGVLCLHGFTGSPAEMRPLGEYLAGQGFTVEGPLLPKHGGMPDELKGATWRSWVACAHNALNALADRCQRVFIAGLSMGGLIALHLAASECYRAACNGKPSPLRGIVVMAAPTSVNDSRTRLVRFARYFVPYYYPLKGANFNDPNFRAGIRQRLGLSSDELNLDDPRVQKQIVQSVRIPVGAIHELLELNRLVMRELPRVTTPALFIQGRRDRVIAPDSAEVIASRVGSKDKRVVWCDNSGHALPLESDAPAMFETIGAFISEHSAERR comes from the coding sequence ATGGATCTGAAGATCTCCGATGAGGTGCGCCGGGCGCAGCGTGCGTTCTCATTCGTGGGTGGTCAGCATCGCGATGTCGGTGTGTTGTGTCTGCATGGATTCACCGGGTCGCCGGCGGAGATGCGTCCGCTGGGTGAATATCTGGCCGGGCAGGGCTTCACGGTCGAAGGGCCGCTGTTGCCGAAGCATGGCGGCATGCCGGATGAACTCAAAGGCGCCACGTGGCGCAGTTGGGTGGCCTGCGCCCACAATGCGCTGAATGCGCTCGCAGATCGGTGCCAACGTGTCTTCATTGCCGGCCTTTCGATGGGGGGGTTGATTGCGCTGCACCTCGCTGCCAGCGAGTGCTACCGCGCAGCCTGCAACGGCAAGCCCTCGCCCTTGCGCGGCATCGTCGTCATGGCTGCGCCGACGTCGGTGAACGACTCGCGTACTCGGCTTGTCCGCTTCGCCCGCTACTTCGTGCCCTACTACTACCCATTGAAGGGTGCGAATTTCAACGACCCGAACTTCCGCGCCGGCATCCGCCAACGCCTGGGCCTGAGCAGCGACGAACTCAACCTGGATGACCCGCGCGTTCAGAAGCAAATCGTCCAGAGCGTGCGCATTCCCGTCGGCGCGATTCACGAGTTGCTCGAACTCAACCGGCTGGTGATGCGCGAGTTGCCGCGCGTGACCACGCCGGCACTCTTCATCCAGGGGCGCAGAGATCGCGTCATCGCGCCGGACAGCGCCGAGGTGATCGCTTCGCGCGTCGGGTCGAAAGACAAGCGCGTGGTATGGTGCGACAATAGCGGGCACGCGCTGCCCCTGGAATCCGACGCGCCGGCGATGTTCGAGACAATCGGCGCGTTTATTTCCGAACACAGCGCGGAGCGGCGATGA
- a CDS encoding oxidoreductase, producing the protein MTGIALIGYGAMGRAHAMAYGDIGFHYGLPAGAIRIVGVATAREETARVAAAEIGCDAATADYRRLLDRDDVHVVDVCTPHDSHAEIVIAAAQAGKHVYCEKPLARTLDEAERIAAAVRAAGVKLGLTFNFRFFPCVLHAKRLIDEGFAGRVFSFHGRYFRASYVDPQRPMAWRLRKTQAGGGIVIDSGAHLVDLTHFLLGDITELRAVTGTPHKQRPKAKGSSEMEDVDVEDMAFVQLRTDDGALGTWEMSRVATGATNDIWFEVRGERGALRFTLEEPNWLYVYDMRSVHKGFVRVETVGRYAGQLAPDWTAPVGVPRTHAECQYQFLKAIWEDHEPSPGLDDGLRVQRTIEAVYRSAASSDWVKVV; encoded by the coding sequence ATGACAGGTATCGCCCTCATCGGCTACGGCGCCATGGGCCGCGCGCACGCGATGGCCTATGGCGACATCGGCTTTCACTACGGCCTGCCGGCCGGCGCGATTCGGATCGTCGGCGTGGCGACGGCGCGCGAAGAGACGGCGCGCGTAGCCGCCGCCGAGATCGGCTGCGATGCAGCCACGGCCGATTACCGGCGGTTGCTCGACCGCGACGACGTACACGTGGTGGATGTGTGCACGCCGCACGACTCGCACGCGGAGATCGTGATTGCAGCGGCTCAAGCCGGCAAACACGTGTATTGCGAGAAGCCGCTGGCGCGGACGTTGGACGAGGCCGAACGCATTGCCGCCGCCGTGCGCGCCGCGGGCGTCAAGCTCGGCTTGACGTTCAACTTCCGCTTCTTCCCCTGCGTGCTGCACGCCAAACGCCTGATAGACGAGGGCTTCGCCGGGCGCGTCTTCAGCTTTCACGGGCGCTACTTCCGCGCCAGCTACGTGGATCCGCAGCGGCCGATGGCGTGGCGCTTGCGCAAGACGCAGGCCGGTGGCGGCATCGTCATTGACAGCGGCGCGCACTTGGTTGACCTCACTCACTTTCTGCTCGGCGACATCACCGAGCTGCGCGCCGTGACCGGCACGCCGCACAAGCAGCGCCCCAAAGCCAAAGGCAGCAGCGAGATGGAGGACGTAGATGTGGAGGACATGGCCTTTGTCCAGTTACGCACCGATGACGGCGCGCTGGGCACGTGGGAGATGTCGCGCGTCGCGACCGGCGCGACCAACGACATCTGGTTCGAGGTGCGTGGCGAGCGCGGCGCGCTGCGCTTCACACTCGAAGAGCCGAACTGGCTCTACGTCTACGACATGCGCAGCGTGCACAAGGGCTTCGTCCGCGTCGAGACGGTCGGGCGCTATGCCGGCCAACTTGCACCCGATTGGACCGCGCCGGTGGGCGTGCCACGCACGCACGCCGAGTGCCAGTACCAGTTCCTCAAAGCGATCTGGGAAGATCACGAGCCGTCGCCTGGGCTGGACGACGGCTTGCGCGTACAGCGGACGATCGAAGCCGTGTATCGCTCGGCGGCTTCGTCGGATTGGGTGAAGGTCGTTTGA
- a CDS encoding membrane protein, with translation MPLVLIVAIGAALRFYRIGELPPGLYRDEGYYGLDALRVLDGDLAIYFAANNGREGLFMYVLAAGVRLFGRTPEALRAASAFVGTLTIVAIYFAARNMFSPRIGALSAAILAITFWHLAISRVAFRAITLPLVLCAMMAFIFAGLRTNALQPRMIYAALAGAAFGLTFYTYTSAQFVLPLVSLYGLSLWIGLKRELFTRYDEAATRRRRMSVIAFAAAGLVVLAPLLFWLTRHADLYFNRAGQVSIFNPAINGGDWAGMLIGNVGKAAGMFTLQGDRIWRHNLSLRPVFDGWLAPAFVLGLAACGWRWWRSWQSRFGAEILGVETNVAPQFVLLWLAVMLMPTILAEDTPHFLRAIGALPAACIIAAVGIEAALAWLSRRGVLAGLTAFLRRTISPPAFVAALLLALSAIGTVNDYFNDYVNRALTRYWLEDHNVQLARLIHAHADGGSQAALPPTNIWLEDRLANDNPSLEFLAGGRWTTVAGTESGAWVRERTPQVPVLLIVDPNHDWGHLRATLPASATMSVIEGSLAQGDRDPTPRRAFIGVHAAPADPIEAGQVLAHFEAGITLESATVQAALRPANFYTVTLIWRASEPVGEDYAIFVHWLRDGRPQPLVQADSSPAQGYLPMPVWRVGDRIVDAHVLAVPDGAQAGDVISVGVYRRADNRRLSVLDAEGKPASDSVIIPASQ, from the coding sequence TTGCCGCTCGTCTTGATCGTCGCCATCGGAGCGGCGCTGCGCTTCTATCGCATTGGCGAGTTGCCACCCGGCCTATACCGCGACGAGGGCTACTACGGCTTGGACGCGCTGCGCGTGCTGGACGGCGACCTCGCGATCTACTTCGCCGCAAATAACGGGCGCGAAGGTTTGTTCATGTATGTGCTGGCCGCCGGCGTCAGGTTATTCGGACGCACGCCCGAAGCGTTGCGCGCTGCCTCCGCGTTTGTGGGGACATTAACCATCGTCGCGATCTACTTCGCCGCGCGCAACATGTTCTCGCCGCGCATCGGTGCGTTGAGCGCCGCGATCCTCGCTATCACCTTCTGGCATCTGGCCATCAGCCGGGTGGCCTTCCGCGCCATCACCCTGCCGCTCGTGCTGTGCGCGATGATGGCGTTCATCTTCGCCGGCCTGCGCACAAACGCGCTGCAGCCGCGCATGATTTACGCCGCATTGGCCGGCGCAGCCTTCGGGCTGACCTTCTACACCTACACCTCGGCCCAGTTTGTCCTGCCTCTCGTCAGCCTTTACGGCCTCAGCTTGTGGATCGGCCTCAAGCGCGAACTCTTCACGCGCTACGACGAAGCGGCAACCCGGCGCCGGCGCATGTCGGTGATCGCTTTCGCAGCCGCCGGGCTGGTCGTGCTCGCGCCACTGTTGTTCTGGCTCACCCGCCACGCCGACCTGTATTTCAACCGCGCCGGCCAGGTCTCTATCTTCAACCCTGCCATCAACGGCGGCGACTGGGCCGGCATGTTGATCGGCAACGTCGGCAAGGCCGCCGGGATGTTTACTCTTCAAGGCGATCGCATCTGGCGGCACAACCTCTCGCTACGGCCGGTTTTCGACGGCTGGTTGGCGCCGGCGTTCGTGCTTGGGCTGGCTGCGTGCGGATGGCGCTGGTGGCGAAGCTGGCAGTCGCGCTTCGGCGCGGAGATCCTGGGTGTCGAGACCAACGTCGCGCCTCAGTTCGTCTTGCTCTGGCTGGCAGTGATGCTCATGCCGACCATCCTGGCCGAGGACACGCCACACTTCTTGCGCGCCATCGGTGCTCTGCCGGCGGCATGCATCATCGCCGCAGTCGGGATAGAAGCGGCGCTGGCCTGGCTATCGCGGCGTGGCGTGCTGGCCGGCCTGACGGCGTTTCTGCGACGGACGATCAGCCCACCGGCGTTCGTCGCCGCGCTGCTGCTCGCCCTGAGCGCCATCGGCACGGTAAACGACTACTTCAACGACTACGTCAACCGCGCCCTCACGCGCTACTGGCTGGAGGATCACAATGTGCAGCTCGCACGGCTGATCCATGCCCATGCCGATGGCGGCAGCCAAGCTGCCCTGCCGCCTACAAACATCTGGCTCGAAGATCGCCTGGCCAACGACAATCCGTCGCTGGAATTCCTGGCCGGGGGACGATGGACGACTGTAGCTGGAACAGAGAGCGGCGCATGGGTTCGCGAGCGCACCCCGCAGGTGCCGGTGCTGCTGATCGTGGACCCAAATCACGACTGGGGGCATCTACGCGCAACGCTGCCGGCGTCGGCCACGATGAGCGTGATTGAAGGATCGCTGGCGCAAGGCGACAGAGACCCGACGCCACGCCGCGCGTTCATCGGCGTGCACGCTGCGCCGGCCGACCCAATCGAAGCCGGCCAAGTGCTGGCGCACTTCGAAGCAGGCATCACGCTGGAATCGGCGACGGTTCAGGCAGCGCTGCGACCGGCCAACTTCTACACGGTGACGTTGATCTGGCGCGCGTCCGAACCTGTCGGCGAGGACTACGCCATCTTCGTGCACTGGCTGCGCGACGGCCGGCCGCAACCGCTGGTGCAGGCCGATAGCAGCCCGGCCCAAGGCTATCTGCCCATGCCGGTTTGGCGCGTTGGCGACCGCATCGTGGACGCGCACGTGCTGGCCGTGCCCGATGGCGCACAGGCCGGCGATGTGATCAGCGTCGGCGTCTATCGCCGTGCAGACAACCGCCGGCTGAGCGTGCTCGACGCAGAGGGCAAACCGGCATCCGATTCGGTTATCATTCCCGCATCGCAATAG